In Telopea speciosissima isolate NSW1024214 ecotype Mountain lineage chromosome 10, Tspe_v1, whole genome shotgun sequence, the DNA window ATTTTATCCTTAGAAATAATTCTTTAATTGTGTCCTCCTTTGAAGTGGTTTATCCAAGGGCCTCTTTggtattatttttcattttcattttctgacaatttttcattttttcatgtgtttggtatcacttttgaaacttgtttttatttaaaataaatgaaaacacccccaaaatgataatagactcttgagtctattatggattatggccaaaatctGTTTTCCCTTCGTTTTTCCcctctttaatgagcatgtgctcatatgacccaaatatgaggggtgaaatagacatcttcttttatttttagaaagacAAGCCCCCTCtgtcccttctttttcttcttctccgtcgtTCAACCCACAGTGAAGATCCCCGCGTTGAGACAGCCAGGGTTTCTAAAAAAccagagaaaacaaaagaaacgaaGAAGCTTGAGACAGCCATGGTCATAGCTCCCTGAGCCAGAGGAAAAAACGAAGAAAACAAgccctaaatctcctatttcCCTTCACCCCCCATCGATTGCAGGAACATAAAACCCATTTTCGTTTTCCTTCTGATTTGATTTCTTGTTTTCCTCCTTctgtttcttctattcttcaccttttcttcttcctttcatcaaccgatgcccacttctccatcttcttctagaTTTCTAAGTCCTAACCGTCCATAACTGCCACCACCACACATTACCTTTGTTCCCATTTTTTCTCTGTAATTGTATAAccctcttctccctcctttctacttttaattttattttattattactattatataTAAAAGCTAATCTGAAATCCCAGATTTCACCAATTCCATTTGAATCGGCACAGATTGATGTTGTATTTCAGGAGATTTATggtttagagttgatttgggaaagaagattggtgatgggagaatttcttcacttaccactaaaatatatatgggctttgggccaatttctctaaaaaaagCCTGATTTGGGCCCATTTGttcaaaaataatataaatattatttacacataggtatttaccaaacttaaaaaatgataccaaagagagcccaaaggaaaaaaaaatattttttcattgtAAGAATGactttctcattctttttttctttcctcttagGATCAACAACCCAAAAAGTATCTTCTGATAACATGTATACTCAATGAAGTGCTTCCTTCAAAAATCACCCTAAGAAAATTAGGGGCATTATCGAACCCAacattaatgaaatattttttttttttaaaaaagtaagagaaaatgCAACGTACATTTGTGCATTACGATGAGAAACAGAGACCATCTGAGGAAAGTCAATCATGGTAACATTCTCATTGTCATCAATCTACAATAAAAGAGAGTCAGTCACCATGAGTTGATTAAGATTACACAACAAATCAAGCAAACCAAGATTATTAGAATTAGCATGCCACTTCAGACCAATATGAGGCTCCATGTAAGTCATGGCAAAAATGCTAACTACTAAGATAATAAAAAACATACCAATTCAATTATCAACATAGGAAAACATAAGGAACCAACTAGAGTACCTAATATACATACCATTAAGTTAAATTCATTGAAGTCACAATGGATAAGGCCATGCTCTGCCAGACGAACAATAAGACCAATAATTATCTCAAATACCATATCAGGATTTTGCAATTGCTTCACTTGCACACTACACACAACAAAAAAGATTGTTCAGTAATAATAGAAGAAAACAACCCACACCCCACAATGGGGAACTGTGAAATAAAGGTAAGAAGTTCTGCATATACATAAAGAAAAGAGTGCATTCATCATTGAGGTCTCTAAATTAACAGGTAAATTTAGAAATGCAGATTACTGGAGGTCAGGAATAAAAGGCAAAAAGTACTCCTAAAACTCAAAGATGAATTCTTACAGTGGATATCCCTGCACAAGAGACATAATGACACAATGCCTATTACAATCCACAGCACTTGGAACAGGAAACCCATGCTCTTCCAGAGCCTGCATGAGTTGGGACTCAGGTGTTATACAAATATACAACCATAAAGTGAAAGATGATGAGCACGCAGAGTACTAAGtataacaaagagaaaaaaggaaagaaaaaggaagtatCAGCAACCTTCATGAATGCATATTCTTTCAGTGCAGCAAGCCGTGACAAGTACAACCAATTATAACTAGAACGGTGCACCAAATAATCACGCTTAGATTTGACAGCCCTGAAAGAGATCCTTCCCAGCCTGTGAAGCTTCATTGCCAAAATTGTGCCATCTTCCTTGGCGACCTCAAATATGTCTTGAACAGGgatatgggaaaaaaatgtgttatcACTATTTCCTTcatatgtatgtgtgtgtgtgtgtgtgtgtgtgtgtctgggGGAGAGTGGGCTGAGAAGCTTACCAGATTCCTTCCCCACGCCAATTTGACGACCAACAGCCGTAAACACCCCACGATTAACCAAAGTCTTTATGGCAAGAAAATCATAACCAAGATAAGTCAGCCGAAACCCATCATCTACATATGAGAAAATACCATTAGGCAGTGTCAGACCCATTCTACACTTCCACAAATtcacataataaaaaaatactcACATTTTGAAGAGTCATGATGCAACAGCTTATGCTTGAGCAAATTTTTCAATACCTTGTAGGTGCCTCCATGCCTGTACATTACAAGCAGTATATTTAGCCAGCAGAATATCAAGGAAACGAAAAGTCAAAAACAGGAAATATTTAACCCAGTAAGTTAATTAGCCAATGACGATAAAATGAGTGAAAATTCACCTGAGACGGGCAATACGGTCAACAAGCTCTGACGGTACAATTTCGtgctgaaacccaaaaaaaaaaaaaaaaaaaaaaagtatttcagAACCCAGCTAATTTACGTTGTTCATTAGGTACAATTTGTGAATAGTTTCACGCATGCATTTAATTGTTGTttaatttctttaattctttcagATTAGAAGTTGAGGTATGGATGAGAAAAATAGTCTTGTTAAAAGGAGAATACTAACTTACATTTCTCATTCCCATCTCAACAGCGGTGAGAACCCTAAAGTCATCTTTCGAGAGATATCTCAGGACATCCACGTCCAGCTTCATGCCTGCACACTACAGTGGCTGTCAAATCTGTAAAGTTACAAAGGAGAGCGAGGGAAGcgagagaaaaagaggaagaggtaTGCTGGAATGTAGGACATAAGGTTTAACAGATATGGATAACACGAATGTGTTAAGATTTGTTTATTCATTTGATAATCAAAATTGGCCAATTGACTGGGGCAGTCAGGATAACGGCAGCTGCAGCAATGGGAGAATCACTCCTAAGATGAGAACAGAGAACAACATAGAAGAGGCAACAGAATAAGTTTGAGTGGCAAGCCTATATAACAAGGAAAACAGAATTCAACAgagggggggaagagaggagtTCATACCAGCTCTGAGAGAGGCTCTTCGCAGCTCGCGGGGAGATGATCTGGTTTTCGCAAGTAGGGTTGAAAGTCCGAGAGTGAGGAAGGAGGTTCAATGAAAGGGTGGGGTGTTTTATCGGGAGCAGGGTTTTAGTATTCAGTATTGGGATAGGTATGTGTTAGTTAAAACGAGAACGGCAAACAAACGGTGTTCGGTACGGACGTGTTTTAAACAGATCAAAACTTGAAAGGGATGGTCAAAAATATGGTCAAATACGTGACGAACaacaaaagaatgaaaatggaCAGTACGCATTTTAAACGTTTAAATTTGAACAATACGGTACCAAAAAAATATGGCAATAAATAGGCATAAATTAGTCAATAATTACCTAGCAAATCTTTTAGCCCGAAAGCAGTGGATTCAACTTCTCCACCCCATTCCCCAATGAAAAGAAATCCAAAGgcaaagaacaaaacaaaacaagataatcaaaaaaatcttttaaaatGAAAACTATATCCAAAGGTATCCCAAACAAATATGCAGACAAGATTGAACTTATATCAAGCATACAAGCCACTCAAGCGTCTCTGGGAGTGAAAGAGGGTGGAGAGAAATTAGAGTGGAGCAGCAGGAGTGTAACTTTGAGTGCTGCAAGTTCCCGGCTGCCGGCCCCCTTCGACGTTCAAGGGCTACAGGTTGCTTTGCCATTGAGAATGAGGGAGACTTCGAGAGGTGTTACGGTTTCTGAAAGTGTTATTGGGGAAAGTCAGGGAACTGAGGAGTTAGGATGGGGGGTATTGGAGGGAGTTTCGGTTTTGGTTGAATGGGTAAGTGAACGGATTTTGGGCTTTTAGGAATGGTTATTTGCAACTgcctttttttaattgaaaaatatgGACACAAATTTTAAACGCGTTTAGAACTTCTTCAGCTGTTCACGTTTTTTGCCGACTCTTTGAGATCAATTCGACCGTTCACGTTTTAAAAGTCAAAAAATGGTACAACGTTTTATTCgtgttttaaatgtgttttaaatATAGAGGACTATGGCCGTATGGGACAGACTTACGCtgtttaagttaaaaaaaaaaaaacggattTATTTACACTTTCTACCCTTGGTCTGTACCAATTCTTGATACGGGGTCGGTCAGGAacttagtaagttcgggaacagCAATTGAACAGGAAcagatacgtacggcaattaaacggactaggacggcaataataatttttaaaaatccgGAGTAATAAAAAGCATACAGCAATAATatgatacgtgtttaatacggccACCCTATAAGCGAAAATAcaggcatatattcactatgtaacaAACGtccaccacctaataaacaaaataatagcatatagacaatgattaaacaaaataatagcatatagacaatgattttatcaaaaaaaacctcacaactaaaataaacacatcaTAATATTCCCTATTACATTTcgtaagattatcatttaacatatcaaaatatcaataacagCAACACATCAAACATTAAGTACAGAGAGATTTACGTAAATCCCCTTTAAATGTGATGGATTAAAAACCAACTAATACTCAATTAGCAAAAATCAGCAGAAGGGCTTTGCTTGAGCAAATTACCAAAAAACCAACTAATAGTCTGTAAACATGCACCGGAAATGACTAAAAACCAACTAATTACCCAATTACATCTTATCCAAAtcattttgccaaaaaaaatctTGCAAAGGGCCTTTGCTTGAGCCGAAGAAACTACGGAAATTAAAAGTTTAGACTGTAACATATATGGGCTGCAGAGATTAGAGAAGACAgaataccaatttcaacataaaGTTTCTATAGAAACTACTGAGAAAGATTAGTAgatgaaacaaaacaaagaaatagacaTGGGTTCTTCCAGATTTCACTAGAAAAtgcaaaattaaagaaaaaagaaaatacagagACTAACCATTTAATCTGAG includes these proteins:
- the LOC122642444 gene encoding serine/threonine-protein kinase rio2-like isoform X2; the protein is MKLDVDVLRYLSKDDFRVLTAVEMGMRNHEIVPSELVDRIARLRHGGTYKVLKNLLKHKLLHHDSSKYDGFRLTYLGYDFLAIKTLVNRGVFTAVGRQIGVGKESDIFEVAKEDGTILAMKLHRLGRISFRAVKSKRDYLVHRSSYNWLYLSRLAALKEYAFMKALEEHGFPVPSAVDCNRHCVIMSLVQGYPLVQVKQLQNPDMVFEIIIGLIVRLAEHGLIHCDFNEFNLMIDDNENVTMIDFPQMVSVSHRNAQMYFDRDVDCVFKFFSKRFNLSFEEITDECDESDSDMNENGRPCFSSIAKSAGSLDKELSASGFTRKDQDDIEKFTECVSEKDSDGTENSDGGSFPDDCGANSSNLESLHLVDLEELSMMGGNKEDNMEENRHSSEVVECNGPETSEADEK
- the LOC122642444 gene encoding serine/threonine-protein kinase rio2-like isoform X1, whose protein sequence is MKLDVDVLRYLSKDDFRVLTAVEMGMRNHEIVPSELVDRIARLRHGGTYKVLKNLLKHKLLHHDSSKYDGFRLTYLGYDFLAIKTLVNRGVFTAVGRQIGVGKESDIFEVAKEDGTILAMKLHRLGRISFRAVKSKRDYLVHRSSYNWLYLSRLAALKEYAFMKALEEHGFPVPSAVDCNRHCVIMSLVQGYPLVQVKQLQNPDMVFEIIIGLIVRLAEHGLIHCDFNEFNLMIDDNENVTMIDFPQMVSVSHRNAQMYFDRDVDCVFKFFSKRFNLSFEEITDECDESDSDMNENGRPCFSSIAKSAGSLDKELSASGFTRKDQDDIEKFTECVSEKDSDGTENSDGGSFPDDCGANSSNLESLHLVDLEELSMMGGNKEDNMEENRHSSEVVECNGPETSEADEKVDDQDLNESDDELMKRLNKQRRRAIAAAHGGRRALASRNSYKDKGGKTSHNSKIQKQLSGW